One part of the Olleya sp. YS genome encodes these proteins:
- a CDS encoding NADP-dependent isocitrate dehydrogenase, whose product MSNSPKIIYTITDEAPALATRSFLPIVQAFTASSGIGLETRDISLAARILAVFPDYLTEDQRVSDDLAFLGELAKTPEANIIKLPNISASIPQLKAAIKELQDQGYAIPDYPEEVTNDKEKDAKQRYDKIKGSAVNPVLREGNSDRRAPKAVKNYAKKNPHSMGKWSKDSKSHVATMSAGDFAHNEKSVTLSEANSVKIQHTDNNGNTTILKDNLALLKGEIIDASVLSKKALLTFLEEQVKDAKDKGVLFSLHMKATMMKVSDPIIFGHAVRVFFKDVFAKHSETFDKIGVDVNNGFGNLLSNLNELSETERNSILADIDLAYKANPALAMVDSDKGITNLHVPSDVIIDASMPAMIRNSGQMWNADGKSQDTKAVIPDSSYAGIYTATINFCKEHGAFDPTTMGTVPNVGLMAQKAEEYGSHDKTFEIATDGKVQVIDTNGNVLIEHTVETGDIWRMCQVKDAPIQDWVKLAVTRARASQTPAVFWLDENRAHDAELIKKVNTYLKDHNTEGLELHILSPIKATEFTLKRVKAGQDTISVSGNVLRDYLTDLFPILELGTSAKMLSIVPLMNGGGLFETGAGGSAPKHVQQFVEENHLRWDSLGEFLALAVSLEHFSEVNSNPKAKILGDALDDATEKLLENKKGPSRKVGEIDNRGSHFYLAMYWAEALANQDKDADLKAQFGPVALAFKAEEQTIINALNDIQGKAVDIQGYYAPNEASTVKAMRPIQLFNDILKSI is encoded by the coding sequence AAATTATATATACCATTACAGACGAAGCTCCTGCATTAGCAACACGCTCATTTTTACCCATTGTACAAGCGTTTACAGCGTCCTCTGGAATAGGATTAGAAACTAGAGACATATCTTTAGCTGCACGTATATTAGCAGTTTTCCCTGATTATTTAACTGAGGACCAACGTGTATCTGATGACTTAGCGTTTTTAGGAGAGCTTGCAAAAACACCAGAAGCAAACATTATAAAATTACCAAATATTAGTGCTTCTATACCGCAATTAAAAGCAGCTATAAAAGAACTTCAAGACCAAGGATATGCCATTCCTGATTATCCTGAAGAAGTTACAAACGATAAAGAAAAAGACGCTAAACAGCGTTACGATAAAATAAAAGGTAGTGCAGTAAATCCTGTACTACGTGAAGGTAACTCAGACAGACGCGCACCTAAAGCAGTAAAAAACTACGCTAAGAAAAACCCACACTCAATGGGTAAATGGTCAAAAGACTCAAAATCTCATGTAGCAACAATGTCTGCTGGAGATTTTGCTCACAATGAAAAGTCGGTGACGCTAAGTGAAGCAAATTCGGTTAAAATTCAACACACAGATAACAACGGAAACACAACCATTTTAAAAGACAATTTAGCACTTTTAAAAGGTGAAATTATTGATGCATCTGTACTTAGTAAAAAAGCGTTATTAACCTTTTTAGAGGAACAAGTAAAAGATGCTAAAGACAAAGGTGTGTTATTTTCGTTGCACATGAAAGCGACCATGATGAAGGTCTCAGACCCTATTATATTTGGTCATGCAGTACGTGTGTTTTTTAAAGATGTATTTGCAAAACATAGTGAAACATTTGATAAAATTGGAGTGGACGTCAATAATGGTTTTGGAAACTTATTAAGTAATTTAAACGAGTTATCAGAAACAGAACGTAACTCCATCTTAGCAGACATTGATTTGGCTTACAAAGCAAATCCTGCTTTAGCAATGGTAGATAGTGATAAAGGCATTACTAATTTACATGTTCCAAGTGATGTTATTATAGATGCATCAATGCCAGCTATGATTAGAAACTCAGGTCAAATGTGGAATGCAGATGGAAAATCTCAGGACACAAAAGCGGTAATACCAGATAGTAGTTATGCAGGAATCTATACTGCAACTATCAATTTTTGTAAAGAACATGGCGCTTTTGATCCTACAACCATGGGAACAGTTCCTAACGTTGGACTGATGGCTCAAAAAGCTGAAGAATATGGTTCACACGATAAGACTTTTGAAATTGCTACAGATGGAAAAGTACAAGTAATTGATACTAACGGAAACGTGTTAATCGAGCATACCGTAGAAACTGGTGATATTTGGAGAATGTGTCAAGTTAAAGATGCACCAATCCAAGACTGGGTAAAATTAGCTGTTACACGTGCTAGAGCATCTCAAACTCCTGCTGTGTTCTGGTTAGACGAAAACAGAGCTCATGATGCTGAATTAATTAAAAAAGTAAATACGTATTTAAAAGATCATAATACTGAAGGTCTAGAACTTCATATTTTATCTCCAATAAAAGCTACAGAATTTACTTTAAAACGAGTAAAAGCTGGACAAGACACAATTTCTGTTTCTGGAAATGTCTTACGTGATTACTTAACAGATTTATTCCCAATTTTAGAACTAGGGACATCAGCAAAAATGTTATCTATTGTACCATTAATGAATGGTGGTGGTTTATTTGAAACTGGTGCTGGTGGATCTGCTCCAAAACATGTACAACAGTTTGTTGAAGAAAACCACTTACGTTGGGATAGTCTAGGAGAATTTTTAGCTTTAGCTGTATCGTTAGAACATTTCAGTGAAGTAAACAGTAATCCTAAAGCTAAAATTTTAGGTGATGCTTTAGATGACGCAACAGAAAAATTATTGGAAAACAAAAAAGGACCTTCTAGAAAAGTAGGCGAAATTGATAATAGAGGTAGCCACTTTTATTTAGCAATGTATTGGGCAGAAGCGTTAGCAAACCAAGATAAAGATGCAGACTTAAAAGCCCAATTTGGACCTGTAGCACTTGCATTTAAAGCAGAGGAGCAAACCATAATAAATGCTTTAAATGACATACAAGGAAAAGCTGTAGATATTCAAGGGTATTACGCTCCAAATGAAGCATCAACAGTAAAGGCAATGCGACCAATACAGTTATTTAACGACATACTTAAAAGTATTTAA